Proteins co-encoded in one Capnocytophaga ochracea DSM 7271 genomic window:
- a CDS encoding Eco57I restriction-modification methylase domain-containing protein translates to MKDLRQILSSSYRQEDWISFLKELFAHSSGTGAILQKPQIIELPKSEKVKEAYELGNYETTEGRLIGIYQVNISEDMLLYRNKVGLRQLMKNIYKYNVDGVLVVFVQEKKWRLSYISEIIKEVDEKGKIIKEITNEKRFTYLLGEGEKTKTATDRLQLLVGKELSLEDFKNAFAVEALNNDFFDRYKDIYEDFVQHITGVRYEKKGNKYQENKKHQPHPNFDGYKDYRGFSTILHPDSETKPFKNREFQNLFGGNEKAVRDFVKRMMGRIVFLYFIQKKGWLAVPKGKKWGEGNYDYLYQLYKETPKEDQPYFYEKRLVPLFFECFTDKKSESETNDLRFPYLNGGLFDKTQDQHFDKVNLPYSIFTELFDTFNSYNFTVYEDAPNEHTVAVDPEMLGHIFENLLEDNKDKGAFYTPKEIVHYMCKESLKTFLLSKIVPDNNQSEKAKDVITKIIEHQPLNEDEKIYVIEKGDVITTSLENVKICDPAIGSGAFPMGLLQEIYYIKITLQQLGITTEQTDAQIKKHIIEQNIYGVDIDAGAVDIARLRFWLSLVVDEHLPQPLPNLDFKIMQGNSLLESYQGVDLSLIGSEEEATDTAIDYGDEYISPQQLPLLNKAHKEKIQQLMKDFFSSTEDKNLKRKEINDLIEGQIHYKIIFEKNQVKKKIEGFEKKFGITSQEDLIEKLQKGILTSKGKEYKAYMADKNRHLELDHIEKELISFQTKIERPYFLWHTYFGDVIKGANNLDNSGFDIVIGNPPYGAKLSQEDKEVLKKKYISAQTIKGVQKGSLDTYTLFIELGYNLLKKQGYLGFIVPLSVTSSDALSGLHNLLINNCEVIKISSYGDRPKRVFESAEQQVSIISFLKTQTEAKEILMTGINKRYSDDSLWVLLDNLKFSNAIGLLSYGRIPKIGTNTEQIILQKLLKNSNLLSDLKTEKGSSIYYRKAGGRYYKIITKDSTESSAEGSIIIENRYLDLVGAILSSNLFYWFWLIHSDWHNMRTSEIENFPIPYNNFNDKTLEQISKLYNIYLTDLKKNAKKTVTGLNVFVARKSKHIIDQIDDLICPLYGLTQEETDFIKNYEIEFRLSDND, encoded by the coding sequence ATGAAAGATTTAAGACAAATACTCTCATCTTCTTATCGTCAGGAGGATTGGATTAGCTTCTTGAAAGAACTTTTTGCTCATAGTTCAGGTACAGGAGCTATATTGCAAAAACCTCAAATAATAGAGCTTCCTAAAAGTGAAAAAGTAAAAGAAGCTTATGAATTAGGTAATTATGAAACTACTGAAGGGAGGCTTATTGGTATTTATCAAGTAAATATTAGTGAAGATATGTTGCTTTATCGCAACAAAGTAGGTCTTCGCCAATTGATGAAGAATATCTATAAATACAATGTAGATGGCGTGTTAGTAGTTTTTGTACAAGAAAAGAAATGGCGGTTGTCATATATTTCTGAAATCATAAAAGAAGTAGATGAAAAAGGTAAGATTATTAAGGAAATTACCAATGAAAAACGCTTTACTTACTTGTTAGGAGAAGGAGAAAAAACAAAAACGGCTACAGATAGACTTCAACTTTTAGTAGGAAAAGAACTTTCGTTAGAAGATTTTAAAAATGCCTTCGCAGTAGAGGCTCTTAATAATGATTTCTTTGATAGATATAAGGATATCTATGAAGATTTTGTACAACATATTACAGGGGTTCGTTACGAGAAGAAGGGAAACAAGTATCAGGAAAATAAAAAACATCAACCTCATCCTAACTTTGATGGTTACAAAGATTATAGAGGATTTTCTACAATTCTACATCCTGATAGTGAAACCAAGCCTTTCAAAAATAGAGAGTTTCAAAATCTTTTTGGAGGAAATGAAAAAGCCGTTCGTGATTTTGTAAAACGAATGATGGGCCGTATTGTATTTTTGTACTTTATACAGAAAAAAGGTTGGTTAGCCGTGCCTAAGGGAAAAAAATGGGGAGAAGGTAATTATGATTATCTATATCAATTGTACAAAGAAACACCTAAAGAAGACCAACCTTATTTTTATGAAAAACGTTTGGTACCATTATTTTTTGAATGTTTTACAGATAAAAAGTCAGAGAGTGAAACAAATGACTTGCGTTTTCCTTATCTTAATGGTGGGTTATTTGATAAAACACAAGACCAACACTTTGATAAGGTAAATTTGCCTTACTCTATTTTTACTGAACTTTTTGATACCTTTAACTCCTACAACTTTACCGTCTATGAAGATGCTCCTAATGAACATACTGTAGCTGTAGACCCTGAGATGCTAGGGCATATCTTTGAAAACCTTTTGGAAGACAATAAGGATAAAGGAGCTTTCTACACCCCTAAAGAAATTGTACATTATATGTGCAAAGAAAGTCTAAAAACCTTTTTACTTTCTAAAATAGTTCCAGATAATAATCAATCAGAAAAAGCCAAAGATGTTATTACAAAAATAATAGAGCACCAACCACTTAATGAAGACGAAAAAATCTATGTGATAGAAAAAGGGGATGTTATTACTACCTCTTTAGAAAATGTAAAAATATGTGATCCTGCTATTGGGTCTGGGGCCTTCCCTATGGGACTTTTGCAAGAAATATACTATATCAAAATCACCTTGCAACAATTAGGAATAACAACAGAACAGACCGATGCTCAGATTAAAAAACATATCATTGAGCAAAATATCTATGGAGTTGATATTGATGCAGGTGCAGTAGACATAGCCCGTTTGCGCTTTTGGTTAAGTTTGGTAGTAGATGAACATCTTCCACAACCTCTTCCTAACTTAGACTTTAAGATTATGCAAGGAAATAGTTTGTTAGAAAGTTATCAGGGAGTAGATTTGAGCCTTATAGGGAGTGAAGAAGAAGCCACAGATACCGCAATTGACTATGGAGACGAATATATCTCCCCCCAACAACTACCCCTTTTAAATAAAGCTCATAAGGAAAAGATACAACAACTTATGAAAGACTTCTTTTCCTCAACAGAAGATAAAAACCTTAAGCGCAAAGAAATCAATGATCTTATAGAAGGACAAATACACTATAAAATTATCTTTGAGAAAAATCAAGTAAAGAAAAAAATAGAAGGTTTTGAAAAAAAATTTGGTATTACTTCTCAAGAAGACCTAATAGAAAAACTCCAAAAAGGTATTCTTACTTCAAAAGGGAAAGAGTATAAAGCCTATATGGCTGATAAAAACCGCCACTTAGAGCTTGATCACATAGAAAAAGAACTTATCAGTTTCCAAACCAAAATAGAACGTCCTTATTTCCTTTGGCATACTTATTTTGGTGATGTAATTAAAGGGGCAAATAATTTAGACAACTCTGGCTTTGATATTGTTATTGGTAATCCACCGTATGGAGCTAAACTTTCACAAGAAGATAAAGAGGTTTTAAAGAAGAAGTATATATCAGCTCAAACTATTAAAGGAGTACAAAAAGGTTCATTAGATACATATACACTTTTTATTGAATTAGGCTATAACCTATTAAAAAAACAAGGTTATTTAGGCTTTATAGTGCCTTTAAGTGTAACCTCTTCAGACGCTCTATCAGGGTTACATAATTTGTTAATTAACAACTGTGAAGTAATAAAAATAAGCTCTTATGGAGACAGACCTAAAAGAGTTTTTGAAAGCGCAGAGCAGCAAGTTTCTATTATATCATTTTTAAAAACACAAACAGAAGCTAAAGAAATTTTAATGACTGGAATTAACAAAAGATATTCTGACGATTCTTTATGGGTATTATTAGATAACCTCAAGTTTTCTAATGCTATAGGACTTTTATCTTATGGAAGAATTCCTAAAATAGGAACAAATACAGAACAAATTATACTTCAAAAATTACTAAAAAATAGCAACTTATTATCTGATTTAAAAACTGAGAAAGGTAGTTCTATCTACTATAGAAAAGCAGGAGGGCGATACTATAAAATTATAACGAAAGATTCAACAGAATCAAGTGCTGAAGGGAGTATAATTATAGAAAATAGGTATTTAGATCTTGTAGGAGCTATATTATCAAGTAATCTTTTTTATTGGTTTTGGCTCATCCATTCTGATTGGCACAATATGAGAACTTCTGAAATAGAGAATTTTCCTATTCCATATAATAATTTTAATGATAAAACTTTAGAACAAATATCAAAGCTCTATAATATCTATCTTACTGATTTAAAAAAGAATGCTAAAAAAACTGTTACGGGTTTAAATGTATTTGTTGCAAGAAAATCAAAACATATCATAGACCAAATAGATGATCTTATTTGCCCTTTGTATGGTCTTACTCAAGAAGAAACAGACTTTATAAAAAACTATGAAATTGAATTTAGACTATCTGATAATGATTAA
- a CDS encoding helicase-related protein has product MSSKFFTNTEGNTLFKKFEGIIKAMKPVAFKAVSAYFRSSGYFKMREMLKEVEEVKILVGINVDTLIADAQKRGILYFKNSDKTKEEFEKWFIEDVKEAQYSKEVEESILQFIQDIVDKRIEVRVHNSQSIHAKFYIILPKEHSEYTDGWVVMGSSNLTDAGIGSKKAPNYELNIALKDFDDVEFAKKEFDKLWEDSDVLLPADVDGLIKKTYIGQTFTPFEIFIKLLIEYFGKNIDYDPNTVGDLPSTYKKLSYQIDAVNQGFEMLQKHNGFFLADVVGLGKTVIASMIAKRFCIANGFAQTKILVVTPPAVEKNWKQTFKLFKLDKNTKFITNGSLNKIVDEKDLDNYWEIDEYDLILVDEAHKYRNHRSQGFDYLQRICKTPRKAEGLIEGDKKKVILISATPLNNRPEDLYYQVQLFQDIRTSTLEKVNNLQNFFAPLIREYKDIMNTTTPDMGKVRNIYKQIREKVIAEITVRRTRKDLKKYPKYLDDLKEQGIIFPEIAPLQTIEYQLDTSLGKLFYETIFNLTDDDKISYYRYQAIRFLNKEIQEEYYEKAELVSQSLAGIMKTLMVKRLESSFVAFKKTLENLLKSTQRMIEMFENDRVYIAPDLNINTLYEKGFSEEEIEEIILQKNAKNARNNIFSADDFDPVLLEGLKKDANSLKTLFEKWQKIKNDPKIDKLFSILNSTLLDKEKNPSQQLIIFTESNDTADYLTEKLSTKIAPNKILKVSSENRSKIFDDIQANFDANYTKERRNDLQILITTDVLAEGINLHRANVLLNYDTPWNATKLMQRLGRINRIGSEAGIVYNFIFYPSAQGDEEIKLYKKAYIKLQGFHSAFGEDAQVFSKEELVEQFELFKEGGEGEEDKRLHYLRFIREFKDNNPKEFKRISNIPFKARTARKNEKTPFDDVKNGSIIFMKSPYKSEFYRVNGKEEIESIDFLEAAERFEATVSEKGFEVPASHYKDVNLAQSKFENDTIQANIETVTPTDKADGNTMQAKKFLRDIKGTLNNEELKIACDQLIKLIDKGTFTNIPTDVKKIRQQLDKQKITFGNAQQLILNLANKYAVSSFDSIKNNKEKALDISPEIVITETFIK; this is encoded by the coding sequence ATGAGTTCAAAGTTTTTTACTAATACAGAAGGGAATACCTTATTTAAGAAGTTTGAGGGTATTATTAAAGCAATGAAACCGGTTGCTTTCAAAGCTGTTTCAGCTTATTTTCGTTCTTCTGGTTACTTTAAAATGCGTGAAATGCTAAAAGAAGTAGAAGAAGTTAAGATATTAGTGGGTATCAATGTAGATACTCTTATAGCTGATGCTCAAAAAAGAGGAATTCTTTACTTTAAAAATTCGGATAAAACTAAAGAAGAGTTTGAAAAGTGGTTTATTGAGGATGTAAAAGAAGCTCAATATTCTAAAGAAGTAGAAGAAAGTATCTTGCAGTTTATTCAAGATATTGTAGATAAGCGTATTGAAGTAAGGGTACACAATAGTCAATCTATTCACGCTAAATTCTATATAATTTTGCCAAAAGAACATAGTGAATACACTGATGGTTGGGTTGTTATGGGCTCTTCTAATCTTACTGATGCAGGTATTGGTAGTAAAAAAGCTCCTAACTATGAATTGAATATAGCTTTAAAGGATTTTGATGATGTAGAATTTGCAAAAAAAGAGTTTGATAAACTATGGGAAGACTCTGATGTATTACTTCCTGCTGATGTAGATGGACTTATTAAGAAAACTTATATTGGGCAAACGTTTACTCCTTTCGAAATATTTATAAAACTACTTATAGAGTATTTTGGAAAAAATATTGATTACGACCCTAATACAGTGGGCGATTTACCTTCAACTTATAAAAAGCTAAGTTATCAAATAGACGCTGTAAACCAAGGGTTTGAAATGCTACAAAAGCACAATGGCTTTTTCTTAGCCGATGTGGTTGGATTAGGAAAAACAGTTATAGCCTCGATGATAGCCAAACGTTTTTGTATAGCTAATGGTTTTGCACAAACTAAAATATTAGTAGTTACTCCTCCAGCAGTAGAAAAGAACTGGAAGCAAACTTTTAAACTTTTTAAGTTAGATAAGAATACTAAGTTTATTACCAATGGTAGTCTTAATAAAATAGTAGATGAAAAGGATTTGGATAACTATTGGGAAATAGATGAATATGATTTAATTTTAGTAGATGAAGCGCATAAATATCGCAATCATAGATCGCAAGGCTTTGATTACTTACAACGAATTTGTAAAACCCCACGAAAAGCTGAAGGACTTATAGAGGGAGATAAGAAAAAAGTAATACTTATTTCAGCAACTCCTCTTAATAATCGTCCGGAAGATCTTTATTATCAAGTACAACTATTCCAAGATATTCGTACAAGTACTTTGGAAAAAGTAAATAATTTGCAAAACTTCTTTGCTCCATTGATTCGTGAATACAAAGATATTATGAATACTACCACTCCTGATATGGGAAAAGTAAGGAATATCTATAAGCAAATTCGTGAAAAAGTAATTGCTGAAATTACAGTGCGCAGAACACGGAAAGACCTTAAGAAATATCCTAAATATTTAGATGATTTAAAAGAACAGGGTATTATTTTCCCTGAAATAGCACCTTTACAAACCATAGAATATCAGTTAGACACCTCTCTTGGTAAGCTGTTTTATGAAACAATATTTAACTTAACAGATGATGATAAAATAAGTTATTATCGTTATCAGGCTATTCGCTTTTTGAACAAAGAGATACAAGAAGAATACTATGAAAAAGCTGAATTAGTATCTCAATCGTTAGCGGGTATTATGAAAACTTTAATGGTGAAGCGTTTGGAAAGTAGTTTTGTAGCGTTTAAGAAAACATTAGAGAACTTATTAAAATCAACTCAACGGATGATTGAAATGTTTGAAAATGATAGAGTTTATATTGCGCCTGACTTGAATATCAACACTTTATATGAAAAAGGTTTTTCAGAAGAGGAAATAGAAGAAATAATCCTTCAGAAAAATGCAAAAAATGCAAGAAATAATATCTTTTCGGCAGATGATTTTGATCCTGTACTCTTAGAAGGTTTAAAAAAAGATGCAAATTCACTGAAAACGCTTTTTGAAAAATGGCAAAAGATAAAGAATGACCCTAAAATAGATAAGTTATTTAGCATTTTAAATAGTACTTTACTTGATAAAGAAAAGAATCCTTCACAACAGTTAATTATTTTTACTGAAAGTAATGATACAGCTGATTATTTAACAGAAAAACTTTCAACTAAAATAGCTCCTAACAAAATATTGAAAGTTTCTTCAGAAAATAGAAGTAAAATATTTGATGATATTCAAGCTAACTTTGATGCTAACTATACAAAAGAGCGAAGAAATGATTTGCAAATACTCATTACTACCGACGTGCTTGCAGAGGGTATCAACTTGCATCGTGCTAATGTATTGTTAAATTATGATACCCCTTGGAATGCTACTAAGTTAATGCAACGACTTGGACGTATCAACCGAATAGGAAGTGAAGCAGGGATTGTGTATAACTTTATTTTCTACCCTTCAGCACAAGGTGATGAAGAAATAAAATTATACAAAAAAGCCTATATCAAACTGCAAGGTTTCCATTCTGCTTTTGGAGAAGATGCACAAGTATTCTCTAAAGAAGAATTAGTAGAACAATTTGAACTTTTCAAAGAAGGAGGTGAAGGAGAAGAAGACAAACGTTTGCACTATCTACGCTTTATCCGTGAATTTAAGGATAATAACCCTAAGGAATTTAAACGTATTTCTAACATTCCTTTCAAAGCTCGTACAGCTCGTAAAAACGAAAAAACTCCATTTGATGATGTAAAAAATGGTTCTATCATTTTTATGAAATCACCTTATAAAAGTGAATTTTATAGAGTGAATGGAAAAGAAGAAATAGAAAGTATTGACTTTTTAGAAGCAGCCGAACGCTTTGAAGCTACTGTTTCGGAGAAAGGTTTTGAGGTGCCAGCATCTCATTATAAAGATGTAAATTTGGCACAAAGTAAGTTTGAAAATGATACCATACAAGCTAATATTGAAACTGTAACTCCGACTGATAAAGCAGATGGAAATACAATGCAAGCTAAAAAATTCTTACGTGATATAAAAGGGACTTTAAATAACGAAGAACTAAAAATAGCTTGCGATCAGCTTATCAAACTTATTGACAAAGGTACTTTTACAAATATACCTACTGATGTAAAGAAGATAAGACAGCAGTTAGATAAACAAAAAATAACATTTGGAAATGCACAACAACTTATTCTAAATTTAGCTAATAAATACGCAGTATCATCTTTTGATAGTATAAAAAATAATAAGGAAAAAGCATTGGATATATCACCCGAAATAGTAATCACTGAAACATTTATTAAATAG
- a CDS encoding master DNA invertase Mpi family serine-type recombinase has product MIYGYIRVSSDKQTVENQRFEITNFCEKNSLTIDVWVEETISGMTRVENRKLGKLLKKMKKGDVLICSELSRLGRNLLMIMGVLNECMNRDIQVWTIKDNYRLGSDINSKVLAFAFGLSAEIERNLISQRTKEALARKKAEGVVLGRPKGSKSAKTKLTGQEKKIKELLDKRVSYSAIGRILGVHRLTVSSFVKERLPLISH; this is encoded by the coding sequence ATGATTTATGGATATATTCGGGTAAGTTCCGATAAACAAACTGTAGAAAACCAGCGTTTTGAAATTACTAATTTCTGTGAGAAAAACAGCCTAACTATTGATGTTTGGGTAGAAGAAACTATTTCAGGTATGACAAGAGTAGAGAATAGAAAACTCGGTAAACTCCTAAAAAAAATGAAAAAAGGCGATGTGCTTATTTGTTCGGAGCTTTCGCGGTTGGGGCGTAACCTCTTGATGATTATGGGGGTGCTCAATGAGTGTATGAACCGCGATATTCAGGTGTGGACAATTAAAGATAATTATCGCTTGGGGAGCGATATTAATAGCAAAGTATTAGCATTTGCCTTTGGGCTATCTGCTGAGATTGAACGTAACCTTATCAGTCAACGTACCAAAGAGGCATTGGCACGCAAGAAAGCAGAGGGAGTAGTTCTCGGTCGCCCTAAAGGTAGTAAGTCCGCTAAAACAAAACTCACCGGACAGGAAAAAAAGATTAAAGAGTTGCTAGATAAGCGAGTATCATATTCAGCTATTGGGCGCATTTTGGGGGTACATAGACTAACAGTGAGTAGTTTTGTGAAAGAACGTTTACCCTTAATTTCGCATTAG
- a CDS encoding TaqI-like C-terminal specificity domain-containing protein gives MNIRRKAENEYSLGEIMELKDAGINYQRVNVGLSDKGKSDLSKRLLYKGEKETESDKEFWKGEDINAYYIIKNTNRFVRNDIKLNENERVILNRKYFKIIPKLIWRQTAQYPICTIDYIGIWFGRSIQAGIIKDSFINRVSYEYLCGLLNSKYLRYLYENNVRETGKVFPQVKLEKLRPLSIIISENQSPIVNLVNEAIKAKRENPKADITNIENQIDILVYKLYNLTYEEVKVIDPNIESIISKEEYETKK, from the coding sequence ATGAACATTAGGAGAAAAGCAGAAAATGAGTATTCTTTAGGCGAGATAATGGAGCTAAAAGATGCAGGAATTAACTATCAAAGAGTAAATGTGGGATTATCTGATAAAGGGAAATCAGATTTATCAAAACGTCTTTTATATAAAGGAGAAAAAGAAACTGAAAGTGATAAGGAATTTTGGAAAGGAGAAGATATTAATGCCTATTATATCATAAAAAATACAAACCGTTTTGTAAGAAATGATATTAAACTCAATGAAAATGAAAGAGTCATTTTAAATAGAAAATATTTTAAAATAATTCCTAAACTTATTTGGAGACAGACAGCTCAATATCCTATTTGTACAATAGATTATATAGGCATTTGGTTTGGACGAAGTATTCAAGCAGGAATTATAAAAGATTCTTTTATTAATAGAGTGTCATATGAATATCTTTGTGGTTTATTAAATTCTAAATACTTAAGGTATCTATATGAAAATAATGTAAGAGAAACAGGAAAAGTATTCCCTCAAGTAAAATTAGAAAAACTAAGACCTTTATCTATTATTATCTCTGAGAATCAATCTCCTATTGTTAATTTAGTAAATGAGGCTATTAAGGCAAAAAGAGAGAATCCTAAAGCTGATATTACAAATATAGAAAACCAAATAGATATCTTAGTCTATAAACTTTATAACCTAACGTATGAAGAGGTAAAAGTAATAGACCCTAATATTGAAAGTATTATATCAAAAGAAGAATATGAAACAAAGAAGTGA